A stretch of the Filimonas lacunae genome encodes the following:
- a CDS encoding glycoside hydrolase family 2 TIM barrel-domain containing protein: MKKIIYLFAILTASVAQAQNNALFDEGWLFYRGDTANAQEPKLNDKSWRTLNLPHDWSMEDLPGTGSPFSPDAISGVSGGFTTGGTGWYRKRFTVNATDIHKQLYLQFDGVYMNADVWLNGVHLGCHPYGYTSFWFNLAGKVKAGENVLAVRVNNEGKNSRWYSGSGIYRHVWLRAAAPVHIAQWGTVITTPQVSAENATVAVKVDVINKTAKASQVQVVATLYAPDRKVAGKATITQRIANEGKQVFSLQVPVQHPQLWNTDNPVLYTAVTEVLLNGQRTDASTIPVGIRSITYDAVKGFCVNGKMIKLQGGCVHHDNGALGAKALDRAEERRVQLLKASGFNAIRCSHNPPSPAFLDACDREGMLVIDEAFDMWGDKKNKQDYHLYFKDWWQRDVESMLYRDRNHPSIVMWSTGNEIPNRDKPEVVMVAKMLADHIRSIDNTRPVTCGVNGIEENEDPFIASLDIAGYNYARDKYEYDHQRLPQRVMFATESFAKEAFEYWREVQKHSWVIGDFVWTAFDHIGEASIGWLGYPQNKNFYPWNLAYCGDIDICGWKRPQSYYRDAVWKPNQLSLFVECPVRSFPQVNPKPEVWSKWDWKDVQDSWQWDRFKDSLLTVAAYSSCEEVELFLNDQSLGKKATDTSHHLEASWQVAYRPGVLKAVGYTAGVKVAESLLQTAGEVTSLRLTADRDTIMANNQDLSYITVELTDAKGVRHTQADNALHFSIEGPATIVAVSNANPASLESFQQPQRKAWRGRCQVVIQAGRQKGLVTIRAKGAGVQEGVATIVVR; encoded by the coding sequence ATGAAAAAAATTATTTACCTATTCGCTATTCTCACTGCTTCGGTTGCACAGGCACAAAACAACGCATTGTTTGATGAAGGGTGGTTGTTTTACCGGGGGGATACAGCTAATGCACAGGAACCTAAGCTAAACGATAAAAGCTGGCGAACGCTGAACCTGCCACACGACTGGAGTATGGAAGACTTGCCGGGTACGGGCTCGCCTTTTTCGCCGGATGCAATCAGTGGCGTAAGCGGCGGTTTTACTACAGGCGGAACAGGCTGGTACCGGAAAAGATTTACTGTCAATGCTACGGATATACATAAACAGTTATACCTGCAATTTGATGGTGTATATATGAATGCCGATGTATGGCTGAACGGGGTGCATTTAGGTTGCCATCCTTATGGATATACTTCCTTCTGGTTTAACCTGGCGGGTAAAGTAAAAGCAGGTGAAAACGTGCTGGCTGTGCGGGTGAACAATGAAGGTAAAAACAGTCGCTGGTATAGTGGTTCAGGCATCTATCGCCATGTGTGGTTGCGTGCGGCCGCTCCCGTGCATATTGCACAGTGGGGCACGGTGATTACTACGCCGCAGGTTTCCGCGGAAAATGCTACCGTAGCTGTAAAAGTGGATGTTATCAATAAAACGGCTAAAGCCAGCCAGGTGCAGGTGGTTGCCACCTTATATGCTCCCGATCGCAAGGTGGCAGGTAAAGCCACCATAACACAACGAATTGCGAATGAAGGCAAACAGGTGTTCTCTTTGCAGGTGCCGGTGCAACACCCGCAGTTGTGGAATACAGATAACCCTGTATTGTATACCGCAGTAACAGAAGTGCTGCTGAATGGCCAGCGAACAGATGCTTCTACTATCCCGGTGGGCATACGTTCTATTACTTACGATGCAGTAAAAGGTTTTTGCGTAAATGGCAAAATGATAAAGTTGCAAGGTGGTTGTGTACATCATGATAATGGCGCATTGGGGGCTAAAGCATTGGACAGGGCAGAAGAACGCCGGGTTCAGTTGTTAAAAGCCAGTGGTTTTAATGCCATCCGCTGCTCGCATAACCCACCTTCACCTGCATTTTTAGACGCCTGCGACAGGGAGGGCATGCTGGTGATAGATGAAGCCTTTGATATGTGGGGAGATAAAAAGAACAAACAGGATTATCATTTATACTTTAAAGACTGGTGGCAGCGGGATGTAGAAAGCATGCTGTACCGCGATCGTAATCATCCTTCTATTGTGATGTGGAGCACAGGTAACGAAATTCCGAACCGGGACAAACCAGAGGTGGTGATGGTGGCTAAAATGCTGGCCGATCATATCAGAAGCATCGATAACACAAGGCCTGTAACCTGTGGGGTGAATGGCATTGAAGAGAATGAAGATCCTTTTATTGCTTCGCTGGATATTGCAGGCTATAACTATGCACGTGATAAATATGAATACGATCACCAGCGTTTACCGCAACGGGTAATGTTTGCTACCGAATCGTTTGCAAAAGAAGCATTTGAATACTGGCGCGAAGTGCAGAAGCATAGCTGGGTGATAGGCGATTTTGTGTGGACGGCTTTTGATCATATTGGCGAAGCCAGCATTGGCTGGCTGGGTTATCCGCAGAATAAAAACTTCTATCCCTGGAATCTGGCTTATTGTGGCGATATAGATATCTGTGGCTGGAAACGTCCGCAATCGTATTACCGCGATGCCGTATGGAAACCCAACCAGTTGTCGCTGTTTGTGGAATGCCCGGTACGTAGCTTTCCGCAGGTGAACCCCAAGCCGGAAGTGTGGAGCAAATGGGATTGGAAAGATGTGCAGGATAGCTGGCAATGGGATCGTTTTAAAGATAGCCTGCTTACTGTTGCTGCTTATTCTTCCTGCGAGGAAGTAGAATTGTTTTTAAATGATCAGTCACTTGGTAAAAAGGCCACTGATACCAGTCATCATCTTGAAGCCAGCTGGCAGGTAGCTTACCGGCCGGGTGTGTTAAAAGCAGTAGGATATACCGCCGGGGTAAAAGTGGCAGAAAGCCTGTTGCAAACGGCGGGTGAGGTAACATCCCTGCGTTTAACTGCTGATAGGGACACCATCATGGCCAACAACCAGGATTTGAGCTATATCACTGTGGAGCTTACCGATGCTAAGGGTGTCCGGCACACACAGGCAGATAATGCGCTCCATTTTAGTATAGAAGGCCCTGCCACCATTGTGGCTGTGTCTAATGCCAATCCCGCCAGCTTGGAAAGCTTTCAACAACCACAGCGCAAAGCATGGCGGGGTAGGTGCCAGGTGGTGATCCAGGCTGGAAGACAGAAAGGATTGGTTACTATCCGGGCCAAAGGCGCTGGTGTACAGGAGGGAGTAGCAACAATAGTTGTACGCTAA
- a CDS encoding ABC transporter permease, translated as MMLQNHLKTAVRNLWKHKLTTLINVSGLAIGISAALIIYLYVQKELTFDTYEPSRNHIYRIVSTGPGWHSQGTPSPMHQVTTSLTGVETVSGFFLYDGWQNKVAIPSANQLPPTVFTMEDAPVFADGNYFSIFPRQWLFGNATASLHSPGQAVLTESKAQLYFPGVALQDVIGRTIVFNDTVTAVVSGIVKDLTANSDFNHKAFLSLSTIPHSNLQTFFNWNDWTTINYISQVMIRLLPGTTPEKVNEQLAAIAQAHKTGDKYADESRYLLQPLSDIHFNPDYDGHTSKQTLRNLVLLGIFLLLLGAINFINLSTAQSIFRAKEIGVRKTLGSSKKQLIFQFLTETLALTLLAVIISYILSPFLLKALSLLLEEELSFGSLNQPHILLFLLALTVVETIAAGLYPALVLTHFKPVNVLKNHINAIGHSRGSWQRKTLTVFQFVIAQIFMIGTLVVQQQVKYSIQKDVGFRKEAVVYGNLPFQHNNPDSRHLLFRDRLRKIPGVEAVSVSNQSPAFIGNMSNRFTFARGAEIKDLLIDIRCGDTGYLNLYHIPLIAGRNVLPTDTATEYVVNETMTRIMGFAHPQDAIGKYLNNTYPIVGVMRDFDVSSVRVGKKPVLFFSEPGHASTINIALQGTAATQQKTMATIQQAFKELYPDADFEYRFMDARIANFYKAERRISQILTWSTAVSVLISCLGLLGLVMFTANQRTREIGIRKVLGASVLQIISLLSRDFVKLVAIAFVIAVPIAWISTYKWLENYASHTQPGWWLFAISGILMLSVALLILSVRAGKAAIANPVKSLRSE; from the coding sequence ATGATGTTACAGAACCACCTCAAAACAGCCGTGCGCAATTTGTGGAAGCATAAGCTTACCACCCTGATCAATGTTTCCGGGCTGGCCATTGGCATCAGCGCTGCCCTTATCATATACTTATATGTTCAAAAAGAACTCACTTTTGACACGTATGAGCCCTCTCGTAACCATATTTACCGCATAGTATCCACAGGCCCGGGCTGGCACTCACAAGGCACGCCCTCTCCTATGCACCAGGTAACTACTTCACTCACAGGAGTAGAAACGGTTTCCGGCTTTTTTCTCTACGATGGATGGCAGAATAAAGTAGCTATCCCCTCTGCTAACCAGCTTCCACCAACCGTATTTACAATGGAAGATGCGCCTGTTTTTGCAGATGGGAACTATTTCAGCATCTTTCCCCGTCAATGGCTTTTTGGCAATGCCACAGCGAGCCTTCACTCTCCCGGCCAGGCTGTGCTTACCGAAAGCAAAGCGCAACTATACTTTCCCGGTGTGGCTTTGCAGGATGTGATAGGCAGAACGATTGTATTTAACGACACGGTTACTGCTGTTGTTTCGGGTATAGTAAAAGACCTGACAGCCAACAGCGATTTTAATCATAAAGCCTTTCTTTCCCTGTCCACTATCCCTCACAGCAACCTGCAGACTTTTTTTAACTGGAACGACTGGACAACCATCAACTATATATCGCAGGTAATGATACGCCTGCTGCCTGGCACTACGCCAGAAAAAGTAAATGAGCAACTGGCTGCCATTGCGCAAGCACACAAAACAGGCGATAAGTATGCGGATGAGTCGCGCTACCTGCTGCAACCTTTATCAGATATTCATTTTAATCCTGATTACGATGGACACACCAGCAAGCAAACACTCCGCAACCTGGTGTTGCTGGGCATTTTTCTATTACTGTTGGGTGCTATTAATTTTATTAATCTATCAACGGCTCAGTCTATCTTTCGTGCCAAAGAAATTGGTGTTCGCAAAACATTAGGCAGTTCTAAAAAGCAACTGATCTTTCAGTTTTTAACCGAAACACTGGCGCTTACCTTACTGGCTGTTATCATTTCCTATATACTATCTCCCTTCCTGTTAAAAGCCTTATCCCTGTTGCTGGAAGAAGAGTTATCCTTTGGCAGTCTTAACCAGCCACACATATTATTGTTTTTGCTGGCATTGACAGTGGTAGAAACAATAGCGGCCGGCTTATACCCTGCATTAGTGCTCACCCATTTTAAACCGGTGAACGTACTGAAAAATCATATCAATGCTATTGGCCACAGCCGGGGCTCGTGGCAACGAAAAACGTTGACCGTATTCCAGTTTGTGATAGCACAGATATTTATGATTGGTACACTGGTAGTGCAGCAACAGGTAAAATATTCTATTCAAAAAGATGTAGGCTTTAGAAAAGAGGCTGTTGTATACGGCAACCTTCCGTTTCAGCACAACAACCCCGACAGCAGACACCTGTTGTTTCGCGACAGGCTGCGCAAAATACCAGGTGTGGAAGCGGTCAGTGTTAGCAATCAATCACCCGCTTTTATAGGAAACATGAGCAACCGTTTCACCTTTGCCCGGGGAGCGGAAATAAAAGATCTGCTGATTGATATTCGCTGCGGAGATACCGGCTATTTAAACCTGTACCATATTCCATTGATAGCAGGCCGCAATGTATTACCTACGGATACCGCTACAGAATATGTAGTAAATGAAACCATGACCCGCATCATGGGCTTTGCCCATCCGCAGGATGCTATAGGCAAGTATTTGAACAACACTTATCCTATAGTAGGTGTTATGCGCGATTTTGATGTAAGCTCGGTACGGGTGGGTAAGAAGCCAGTGCTGTTCTTTTCCGAGCCTGGCCATGCCAGTACTATTAATATTGCCTTGCAAGGCACAGCTGCCACTCAGCAAAAAACGATGGCTACTATTCAGCAGGCCTTTAAAGAACTATATCCTGATGCCGATTTCGAATATCGTTTTATGGATGCCAGGATTGCGAACTTTTATAAAGCAGAACGCAGGATATCCCAGATACTCACCTGGTCAACCGCTGTTTCTGTGCTTATCAGTTGCCTGGGTTTACTGGGGCTGGTAATGTTCACCGCCAACCAACGCACACGCGAAATAGGCATTCGCAAAGTATTGGGAGCATCTGTATTACAGATCATATCCCTGTTATCGCGCGACTTTGTAAAACTGGTGGCTATTGCCTTTGTAATAGCAGTACCTATTGCTTGGATAAGCACTTATAAATGGTTGGAGAACTATGCTAGCCATACACAACCCGGCTGGTGGCTTTTTGCTATAAGTGGCATATTAATGCTGTCTGTGGCATTGCTGATATTGAGTGTGCGGGCAGGAAAGGCAGCTATTGCCAACCCGGTTAAAAGCTTACGGTCGGAATAA
- a CDS encoding glycosyl hydrolase, translated as MKKILLPLLLCTASVQGQQVNSPSLYQHFQQPPPAAIPWVFWYWMQAGVSRAGITADLEAMKAAGIGGAYLMSIKGATNPPLFTPAAEQLTPEWWGMVQFAMKEADRLGLKLGMHVSDGFALAGGPWITPELSMQKVVVSEKIVHGGTLFQDTLPVPESYKGYYKDIAVVAFPAPAGEGINTQTTVPEVTTSLPNTDAAVLVKPGNTKTIGSNDSCWIQYAFKQPFTCRSITITSNGTNYQAHRLIVEVSDDGIHFKRATRLESPRHGWQDGDAPVTHAIPAVTAKYFRFIYSKKGSEPGSEDLDAAKWKPSLKLKEIQLSSAPRLHQYEGKSGAAWRISARTTTAQLTDAAAVPLNKMVALTSFMKNGKLTWKVLAGNWCILRIGHTSTGHTNATGGAGSGLECDKFNRETVALQFDKWFGEALRKAGPLAPRVLNMFHVDSWECGSQNWSPVFRDEFRRRRGYDLLPYLPVMVGIPVESIAKSEQVLYDIRLTISELVKDIFYSTLATLAHANGCSFTAESVAPTMMSDGMLHYSQVDVPMGEFWLNSPTHDKPNDMLDAISGAHIYGKNIIQAEGFTTLRMTWNEHPGMLKTLQDRNYALGVNRLVYHVFMHNPWTDRKPGMTLDGVGLYFQRDQTWWKPGREWVAYASRCQALLQMGKPVVDVAVFTGSELPRRAVLPDRLVSTLPGIMGAGRVQQEKERLANVGEPLRIKPDGVSHSANMADPENWIDPLHGYAYDSFNEDALLNYSTVRNKHMVLKGGAEYGLLVLPVADSRTPGIHLLSPAALRKVEEMERQGLRVIRTPYYGSTFDSVGVIRDVVIQDAHGAAANNIAWTHRKGKDFDIYFIANQDSATRTVEVSARIIGKVPELWNPVTGDTMVAREWYSAGAYTTVPVQLPPNGSLFIVYQQPTSQQQSNAGLNWPLTDTVQHIQGMWRVNFDTASGGPLGPVAMPQLESWTENKVDAIRYYSGTANYEMQFNWQPSEGKSKVMLSLGNVANLAEVAVNGVPCGITWTAPYSVNITRAIRPGENKVTIKVTNTWANRLIGDHALPQQQQRTWTTAPYRLEGKPLQQAGLLGPVTIVQER; from the coding sequence ATGAAAAAGATATTGCTTCCATTGCTGTTGTGTACCGCTTCGGTACAGGGCCAGCAGGTAAATTCTCCTTCTTTATACCAGCATTTTCAACAACCTCCACCGGCAGCCATACCCTGGGTATTCTGGTATTGGATGCAGGCCGGTGTTTCCCGTGCGGGCATTACGGCCGATCTGGAAGCGATGAAAGCAGCCGGCATAGGCGGTGCTTATCTCATGAGTATTAAGGGGGCCACTAATCCTCCTTTGTTTACGCCTGCGGCGGAGCAGCTTACACCAGAGTGGTGGGGCATGGTACAATTTGCTATGAAAGAAGCCGACCGGCTGGGGCTAAAACTAGGCATGCACGTAAGTGATGGCTTTGCTTTGGCAGGAGGGCCCTGGATTACCCCGGAATTGTCTATGCAAAAAGTGGTGGTGAGTGAGAAGATTGTCCATGGCGGCACCTTATTTCAGGATACTTTACCCGTTCCCGAATCGTACAAAGGGTATTATAAAGATATAGCGGTGGTGGCCTTTCCTGCACCCGCAGGCGAGGGCATAAATACCCAAACAACAGTACCAGAAGTTACCACCAGTTTGCCTAATACAGATGCTGCTGTGCTGGTAAAGCCCGGCAATACCAAAACCATAGGCAGTAATGATAGCTGCTGGATTCAGTATGCTTTTAAACAGCCCTTTACCTGCCGCTCTATCACCATCACTTCCAATGGCACCAATTACCAGGCGCACCGGCTGATAGTGGAAGTGAGTGATGATGGTATTCATTTTAAACGGGCTACGCGCCTGGAATCTCCCCGTCATGGCTGGCAGGATGGGGATGCGCCTGTAACGCATGCCATTCCTGCTGTTACTGCTAAATACTTCCGTTTTATCTACAGCAAAAAAGGTTCTGAACCGGGATCGGAAGATCTGGATGCTGCCAAGTGGAAACCCTCTTTAAAGCTGAAAGAAATACAGTTATCCTCCGCACCGCGTTTGCACCAATATGAGGGCAAAAGCGGTGCAGCATGGCGCATCAGTGCACGCACCACCACTGCACAATTAACAGATGCGGCAGCGGTGCCATTGAATAAAATGGTAGCGCTGACCTCCTTTATGAAAAACGGCAAGCTGACCTGGAAAGTGCTTGCCGGCAACTGGTGCATACTGCGTATAGGACATACTTCTACGGGGCATACCAATGCTACAGGCGGTGCAGGCAGCGGGCTGGAATGCGATAAGTTTAACCGGGAAACAGTGGCCTTGCAGTTTGATAAATGGTTTGGAGAAGCATTGCGCAAGGCAGGGCCTTTAGCCCCCCGTGTGTTAAATATGTTTCATGTAGATAGCTGGGAATGCGGCAGTCAAAACTGGTCGCCCGTGTTCCGTGATGAATTTCGTCGTCGCAGGGGATACGATTTGCTGCCTTACCTGCCGGTAATGGTGGGCATACCCGTTGAAAGCATTGCTAAAAGCGAACAGGTTTTATACGATATACGGCTTACTATCAGCGAGCTGGTAAAAGATATATTCTACAGCACACTGGCCACCCTGGCGCATGCAAACGGCTGTTCTTTTACAGCAGAAAGTGTAGCGCCTACTATGATGAGTGACGGCATGCTGCACTATAGCCAGGTAGATGTGCCTATGGGCGAGTTTTGGTTAAACAGCCCTACACACGACAAGCCTAATGATATGCTGGATGCTATTTCAGGGGCGCATATCTATGGTAAGAACATTATACAGGCCGAAGGATTTACCACCCTGCGTATGACCTGGAACGAACATCCGGGTATGCTGAAAACATTGCAGGACAGAAATTATGCCCTGGGCGTAAACCGCCTGGTGTATCATGTGTTTATGCATAACCCGTGGACAGACCGGAAACCCGGAATGACGCTGGATGGCGTAGGACTTTATTTCCAGCGCGATCAAACCTGGTGGAAGCCAGGCCGCGAATGGGTGGCTTATGCCAGCCGTTGCCAGGCGTTATTGCAAATGGGAAAACCAGTGGTGGATGTGGCGGTGTTTACTGGTAGCGAACTGCCCCGGAGAGCCGTGTTGCCCGACAGACTGGTAAGTACTTTACCGGGCATTATGGGAGCTGGCAGGGTACAGCAGGAAAAGGAACGACTGGCCAATGTGGGTGAGCCTTTACGTATAAAGCCCGATGGCGTAAGTCATAGCGCTAATATGGCCGATCCCGAAAACTGGATAGATCCCTTACATGGCTATGCCTATGATTCTTTTAACGAAGATGCTTTGCTTAACTATTCCACTGTACGCAATAAACACATGGTGCTGAAAGGTGGTGCTGAATATGGCTTACTGGTGTTACCGGTGGCGGATAGCAGAACACCAGGCATACACCTGTTATCGCCTGCCGCCTTGCGCAAGGTAGAAGAGATGGAAAGGCAGGGATTGCGGGTAATACGTACACCGTACTACGGCAGCACTTTTGATTCGGTGGGTGTAATAAGGGATGTAGTGATACAGGATGCACATGGTGCTGCAGCAAACAATATTGCCTGGACGCATAGAAAAGGGAAAGATTTTGATATCTATTTTATAGCCAATCAGGATAGCGCTACCCGTACTGTTGAAGTGTCTGCACGCATCATAGGTAAAGTGCCTGAACTGTGGAACCCGGTAACGGGGGATACGATGGTGGCCCGTGAATGGTACTCTGCCGGAGCCTACACAACTGTTCCGGTGCAGTTGCCACCGAATGGATCGTTGTTTATTGTGTACCAGCAACCCACCAGCCAGCAGCAATCCAACGCAGGGCTTAACTGGCCTTTAACAGATACCGTGCAACATATACAGGGTATGTGGCGTGTTAATTTTGATACCGCTTCCGGTGGTCCGTTAGGGCCGGTAGCTATGCCACAACTGGAAAGCTGGACAGAGAACAAAGTAGATGCTATCCGTTATTATTCAGGTACAGCTAATTACGAAATGCAGTTTAACTGGCAACCTTCTGAGGGGAAGAGTAAAGTCATGCTGTCTTTGGGTAACGTGGCTAACCTGGCAGAGGTAGCAGTAAACGGAGTACCTTGCGGTATTACCTGGACGGCGCCTTATAGTGTAAACATTACCCGGGCAATCAGGCCGGGAGAAAATAAAGTGACAATAAAAGTAACCAACACCTGGGCTAACCGGTTAATAGGCGATCATGCTTTACCACAACAACAGCAAAGAACATGGACTACGGCCCCTTACCGGCTCGAAGGCAAGCCTTTGCAACAAGCTGGTTTGCTGGGTCCGGTAACTATTGTACAAGAACGATAA
- a CDS encoding glycoside hydrolase family protein translates to MNRLHTMLAVALLGALVITESTAQNNTKATTVPQAVMQQVYQEVKTPYKYGLVLVPDNNNKKMDCPSVFRQGNLWYMTYVIFDGTGYETWQSTSKDLLHWSAGTRILSFSDSTQWDGVHKAGYPSLQEYEWNGSYALQTYQQKYWMSYFAGNVKGYEAGPLALGIAYTPQKNLLRGKEWQRLPSPILTATDSTVRWWENRKLFKSTVIWDKAKTTGHPFVMYYNANGDSAANNIKTRWYERIGMAVSDDMEHWQRFETEPVVHHSQGITGDPVIRKINDVWVMFYFGAFWKGRKDAFNRFACSYNLVNWTDWEGDDLVHSSEDYDRKFAHKSFVVKYNGVVYHFYCAVNNKDQRGIAVATSADLGKSTLQFVQ, encoded by the coding sequence ATGAACAGGTTACACACGATGCTTGCAGTGGCCTTACTGGGTGCACTGGTAATAACAGAATCTACGGCGCAGAATAATACAAAAGCTACTACGGTACCCCAGGCGGTAATGCAACAGGTGTACCAGGAGGTGAAAACACCTTATAAGTACGGACTGGTACTGGTTCCCGATAACAATAACAAAAAGATGGATTGTCCCAGCGTGTTCAGGCAGGGTAATCTCTGGTATATGACCTATGTTATTTTTGATGGCACAGGGTATGAAACCTGGCAATCTACCAGCAAAGACCTGCTGCACTGGAGTGCGGGAACGCGTATCTTATCTTTCTCCGACAGCACACAATGGGATGGGGTGCATAAGGCTGGCTATCCTTCTTTGCAGGAGTATGAATGGAATGGCAGTTATGCTTTACAAACCTATCAGCAAAAATACTGGATGTCGTACTTTGCCGGTAATGTAAAAGGCTATGAAGCCGGGCCGCTGGCTTTGGGCATTGCTTATACACCCCAAAAGAACTTGTTACGTGGTAAGGAGTGGCAGCGTTTGCCTTCCCCCATTTTAACCGCTACCGATTCTACCGTAAGATGGTGGGAAAACCGCAAGCTGTTTAAAAGCACGGTTATATGGGATAAGGCCAAAACCACCGGCCATCCGTTTGTAATGTATTATAATGCCAACGGCGATTCTGCTGCCAATAATATCAAAACAAGATGGTACGAACGTATAGGTATGGCCGTATCGGACGATATGGAACACTGGCAGCGTTTTGAAACAGAGCCGGTAGTACATCATTCGCAGGGAATTACCGGCGACCCCGTTATTCGTAAGATCAACGATGTATGGGTGATGTTTTATTTTGGTGCTTTCTGGAAAGGCCGGAAGGATGCTTTTAACCGTTTTGCCTGCTCGTACAACCTGGTAAACTGGACAGATTGGGAGGGGGATGACCTGGTGCATTCTTCGGAAGATTACGATCGTAAATTTGCCCATAAATCATTTGTAGTAAAGTATAACGGCGTAGTATATCATTTCTACTGCGCGGTAAACAATAAAGATCAGCGCGGTATTGCAGTGGCTACTTCTGCCGATCTGGGAAAAAGTACTTTACAGTTTGTTCAATAA